The following are encoded in a window of Methanocella sp. genomic DNA:
- a CDS encoding HAD family hydrolase, translated as MKPIDTVTFDVWNTLLVHEFYDDRVRLARIGRVETALRDAGFRFTMEEVSNAYEHSEACLSGLWRDERDASLDGHVALLLDGLGLEADEPNKNILRKPYADALLDFKPLMVDGAPEALESLKNKGFRIGIISNTGRTPGETIRRVLDGYGILKYFNATVFSNEVGYIKPNRRIFERALAGLGSEASRTVHVGDSVLLDIYGAREAGMSAILFNKYSAGFEKYATRYYDAGGRCGTPDATVVRLIDVAPAVEALKIK; from the coding sequence ATGAAGCCCATAGACACAGTCACCTTCGACGTCTGGAACACGCTTCTTGTGCACGAGTTCTACGATGACCGCGTCAGGCTGGCCCGCATCGGCCGGGTCGAGACGGCCTTAAGGGACGCGGGCTTCCGGTTCACCATGGAGGAGGTGTCGAATGCTTACGAGCACTCGGAGGCGTGCCTGTCCGGCCTCTGGAGGGACGAGCGGGACGCGAGCCTGGACGGCCACGTCGCGCTGCTCCTGGACGGCCTGGGCCTGGAGGCGGACGAGCCCAATAAGAACATCCTTCGTAAGCCCTACGCCGACGCGCTGCTTGATTTTAAGCCCCTGATGGTGGACGGGGCGCCTGAGGCTCTTGAAAGCCTTAAAAATAAAGGCTTCCGGATCGGCATCATCTCCAACACGGGCCGCACCCCGGGCGAGACCATCAGGCGCGTGCTCGACGGCTATGGCATCCTGAAATATTTCAACGCCACGGTATTCTCCAACGAGGTCGGCTACATCAAGCCTAACAGGCGCATCTTCGAAAGGGCGCTGGCCGGGCTGGGCTCTGAGGCGTCAAGGACGGTGCACGTGGGCGACAGCGTGCTCCTCGACATCTACGGCGCCCGGGAGGCGGGCATGAGCGCCATACTCTTCAACAAGTACTCGGCGGGCTTCGAGAAGTACGCGACCCGTTACTACGATGCCGGTGGCCGCTGCGGCACGCCGGACGCAACGGTCGTGCGGCTGATCGACGTGGCGCCGGCCGTCGAAGCGCTCAAGATAAAGTAA
- a CDS encoding sarcinarray family MAST domain-containing protein, protein MKAYILLLTLAVVVSMPAVAEAKHVIKAYYNGQEATVTGVTLKVDEPFTIDLYVTPDRHTTVSARLREPGGGLESYRRISGDPEDIVRKKGGPNDTVHYQWVMAPTDAWTGGTAPLDIQYNVWGETMDGDVQGYFTVMEAYISPEKYQPPAQAGPDSLMQAGAALAMLSLAARHRISRITKHI, encoded by the coding sequence ATGAAGGCGTATATTTTGCTGCTCACGCTGGCCGTCGTGGTCTCGATGCCGGCCGTCGCCGAGGCGAAGCACGTCATCAAGGCTTACTATAACGGGCAGGAGGCCACTGTAACGGGCGTCACACTCAAAGTCGACGAGCCTTTTACGATTGACCTGTACGTGACTCCGGACAGGCACACGACTGTGTCTGCAAGACTTAGGGAGCCCGGGGGAGGGCTGGAGTCGTACCGGCGGATATCCGGAGACCCAGAGGATATCGTGCGTAAGAAAGGCGGCCCGAACGATACGGTGCATTACCAGTGGGTCATGGCCCCGACGGACGCCTGGACGGGAGGCACGGCGCCGCTCGACATCCAGTACAACGTCTGGGGCGAGACAATGGACGGCGACGTGCAGGGGTATTTTACGGTCATGGAGGCGTACATCTCGCCCGAGAAATATCAGCCGCCGGCGCAGGCGGGCCCCGACTCATTGATGCAGGCCGGGGCGGCATTAGCCATGCTATCGCTCGCCGCGCGCCATCGCATATCACGTATCACAAAGCATATTTAA
- a CDS encoding endonuclease III, translating to MMDIDLRSTMDIQITALEWMLQEDGSYVRYYPGAERDVRLEQLPDGSLRVTPPEFHDEVVSVFDYPLNDVYKGNNKILLQLQEFYKRCWVMRLQDPYISLMITILTQNKTADSARKTFHRLQHRYRGIDVYKMAGADKKELEELIHFSGPYKAVYIIQCSKQIIERWGGSLEWMRAAPAEEARDALLSLYGVGPKTADCVLLFSLGHSVTPVDTHICRVSQRLGLSQSTGDSEVAKRKVKEDLEKKHKIPGMAHLLIINLGRDFCKALVPLHHICPVEDVCPKRGVVRPERLL from the coding sequence ATGATGGACATCGACCTTCGCTCGACCATGGACATCCAGATCACCGCACTGGAGTGGATGCTTCAGGAAGACGGCAGCTATGTCCGGTACTACCCCGGGGCGGAGCGGGACGTGCGCCTGGAGCAGCTACCGGACGGGTCCCTGAGGGTGACGCCGCCCGAGTTCCACGACGAGGTCGTGTCCGTGTTCGATTATCCCCTGAACGACGTCTATAAGGGCAACAATAAGATCCTCCTGCAGCTCCAGGAATTCTATAAACGCTGCTGGGTCATGAGGCTCCAGGACCCGTATATCTCCCTTATGATCACTATCCTGACCCAGAACAAGACGGCCGACAGCGCCCGGAAGACGTTCCACAGGCTGCAGCACCGCTACAGGGGCATCGACGTGTACAAGATGGCCGGTGCCGATAAAAAAGAGCTGGAGGAGCTCATCCATTTTTCCGGCCCGTATAAGGCCGTCTACATCATCCAATGCTCGAAACAGATCATTGAGAGATGGGGTGGAAGCCTGGAGTGGATGAGGGCGGCCCCTGCAGAGGAGGCCCGGGATGCGCTGCTGAGCTTATACGGCGTGGGCCCCAAGACCGCCGACTGCGTGCTGTTGTTTTCTCTGGGGCACAGCGTGACCCCCGTGGACACGCACATCTGCCGCGTATCCCAGCGGCTGGGCCTGAGCCAGTCCACAGGCGACAGCGAGGTCGCAAAGCGAAAGGTCAAGGAAGACCTCGAGAAGAAGCATAAAATACCGGGCATGGCCCATTTACTCATCATCAACCTGGGGAGGGACTTCTGCAAGGCGCTTGTGCCCCTGCACCATATCTGCCCGGTAGAGGACGTGTGCCCCAAGCGGGGGGTGGTTCGGCCTGAGCGGCTCCTGTGA
- a CDS encoding class I SAM-dependent methyltransferase yields the protein MVSHLKAWEDEYTRTTWRGPYSIEPLKEHLKAGARVLDAGCGNGKMLAPLARAGFDAVGIDISRGALLTLAEHGVVQGDVRNLPFKDCFFDGIVCYDVLQHLLEGERNAAVMEIKRVLVPGGLLFIQVFGKKDMRYGGILVEPDTFRRHSGIIYHYFSEEEVKSMLSGFTLLRMDSAISQKTFSGEEFTRHKITAVAQK from the coding sequence GTGGTATCACATCTGAAGGCCTGGGAGGACGAATACACCCGTACCACCTGGAGGGGCCCCTACAGCATCGAGCCCTTGAAGGAGCACCTGAAGGCGGGCGCCCGCGTGCTCGACGCCGGCTGCGGCAACGGGAAGATGCTGGCCCCGCTGGCCAGGGCAGGCTTTGACGCCGTGGGCATCGACATATCGAGGGGGGCGCTGTTAACCCTCGCCGAACATGGGGTCGTGCAGGGCGACGTGCGGAACCTTCCGTTTAAAGACTGCTTTTTCGACGGTATCGTGTGCTATGACGTGCTCCAGCACCTGCTTGAGGGCGAGAGGAACGCGGCGGTCATGGAAATAAAGCGCGTGCTCGTCCCGGGGGGCTTACTATTTATTCAGGTGTTCGGCAAGAAGGACATGCGCTATGGCGGCATCCTTGTGGAGCCCGATACCTTCCGCCGGCACAGCGGCATCATATACCACTACTTTTCCGAGGAGGAAGTGAAGTCCATGCTGTCCGGGTTCACGCTGCTCCGGATGGACAGCGCCATATCGCAGAAGACCTTCAGCGGCGAGGAGTTCACCCGCCACAAGATCACGGCCGTCGCCCAAAAATAA
- a CDS encoding DUF2117 domain-containing protein, which translates to MSGSCDFGVIVHGPEAVYSGEVAKVIAFLGTRGDVRACAAGTMCRTAIIDMRLEHAVDIARCELPSRTLAAIPCPVPVLVNNGKTVDSGLAFGDIVVGRAGRTAIQVERASEKDGVIILWEVEPNETAAWVAKALSEHFSLPLRRLRPSENEDGECHSVRCACPGEPLFANGILIGVVESPDVKVHMKDGRIVRLEGVTAKDTGLARLGQAADVKFKSGYIRYKAGPECDYPVRYGKGHMAVIDHIAFGSLENVDADTVCALAVGDDTTEVAGDVLARRGVRIVGITDGDRDGVLKGPVRACGSVVLRVSGTTDDEAGAALAKKIGGTDTFEGFVERIKDELSRLEIAYEVCP; encoded by the coding sequence CTGAGCGGCTCCTGTGACTTCGGCGTAATCGTCCACGGCCCGGAGGCCGTCTATTCGGGCGAGGTCGCGAAGGTCATCGCCTTTTTGGGGACCCGGGGGGACGTGCGCGCCTGCGCCGCGGGCACCATGTGCCGGACGGCCATCATCGACATGAGGCTGGAACACGCCGTCGATATCGCGCGATGCGAGCTTCCCAGCCGGACGCTGGCCGCGATACCCTGCCCCGTGCCCGTCCTGGTGAACAACGGAAAGACCGTCGACTCGGGCCTGGCCTTCGGGGACATCGTCGTCGGCCGCGCCGGACGCACCGCCATACAGGTCGAGCGGGCCTCGGAAAAGGACGGCGTTATTATACTATGGGAGGTCGAGCCGAACGAGACGGCCGCATGGGTCGCGAAGGCGCTTTCGGAGCATTTCTCGCTGCCCCTGAGGCGGCTCCGTCCATCTGAAAATGAGGATGGCGAGTGCCATAGTGTAAGGTGTGCCTGCCCGGGCGAGCCGCTCTTCGCCAACGGGATCCTTATCGGCGTCGTGGAAAGCCCCGACGTGAAGGTCCACATGAAGGACGGCCGCATCGTGCGCCTGGAGGGCGTCACGGCCAAGGATACGGGGCTGGCCCGGCTGGGCCAGGCGGCCGACGTGAAGTTCAAGTCTGGCTACATCCGGTATAAGGCCGGGCCGGAGTGCGACTATCCCGTGCGGTACGGCAAGGGGCATATGGCCGTCATCGACCACATCGCCTTCGGCTCTCTGGAGAACGTCGACGCGGACACGGTCTGCGCCCTGGCCGTGGGCGACGACACGACCGAGGTGGCGGGCGACGTCCTGGCCCGGAGGGGCGTGCGCATCGTCGGCATCACCGACGGCGACCGGGACGGCGTGCTGAAGGGCCCGGTCAGGGCCTGCGGCTCGGTCGTCCTCAGGGTCTCCGGCACGACGGACGACGAGGCGGGCGCGGCGCTGGCTAAAAAAATCGGCGGCACGGACACCTTCGAGGGCTTCGTGGAGAGAATAAAGGATGAGCTCTCGCGTCTGGAGATCGCCTACGAGGTGTGCCCTTGA
- a CDS encoding DUF7286 family protein, with product MLKDDTARVPFAVIGILLIVVSTVTSAYLMAMQSKGISNAIDDEREGELNDALACAEGDIDNALNYACIYAEEDIGERPIVNSTMDPGEANLLRLKRMACRNLSQYLEANYRGDFVYGEYRIDASPGGDVSVEPVSMNMSRVVYHPVLQCNISYPAYYVASIPVRLHITSPGTSLDHTEDYTARTLVTSRLPLLESLTGEYEARLNGTAMLTDITAASFAYTWARGYCQYYTGEPSNIVDDKDLALIANAASLLEQGCEYNSVDPVSLASLVKYTYDSSRSTKDVEEHNSLSYINQYNFSNASRQSLSDDRVPDEYHFNADEVVDKALRDAIADPVSRYDVDRAYGCRMYIEVHRRETAERYNDSGSVCQESYPLTPNANGTGPFFREVWKAWANNSTGSGWDETVTIDYVMEDGSLLFVYNDIQAPHQETEFTSGGRAYADSNLVRAVDGYHAAVPVQDILFDRVLYPDGGSGPTVELACEHNEWVEYASVSELRALAPLVKQAINVTLRASDYASYDEMMTDAYGRMREQFRRNYSDYLSEGSYREDGIFKGCGAKYIFYQRRAFIDGIREALDASANASADADGRIDRKLGEYSDSMNSSTVKDGARKSKDLLDNTKMFIPFGLNMTLSGGEGKDDPYKWEENVSLAIDQRPNYLDVENYTDPETGYTVRPLRVRNVCAFALPTDIVDTGAATGAVLDGIDAVSGAACRLANDTITAETSQLVDGVSSQAKQAVKDRINDALVHDQDLRGQVTREDVNGTVENSFNGRTPGQAVRDMKNGSLQREIAGDLAQKAKARAESGLAKKSCEYVDTYGDYIESKAEETILGAEQQAISCVIGTLSDSVKSVFKDFMAEAAGRAGDAAISNALKRIPMGLPLLPPWGWWATMNMWYIEIKGEIPYLAVYDADNEPMPDPILGQRATVYVRRPMLDIREGDDIVGNNEPVRFYIRTCTFIVVPPGPQGIGDKLGGWEEKSPGFDEEAKA from the coding sequence ATGCTTAAGGACGATACCGCCCGGGTCCCGTTCGCCGTCATCGGCATATTATTGATCGTCGTGTCCACCGTGACATCCGCATATCTCATGGCCATGCAGTCTAAGGGCATCTCGAACGCCATCGACGACGAGAGGGAGGGCGAGCTGAACGACGCCCTGGCCTGCGCGGAGGGCGACATCGATAACGCCCTCAACTATGCCTGCATCTACGCCGAGGAGGACATCGGCGAGAGGCCCATCGTCAACTCGACCATGGATCCTGGAGAGGCTAACCTGCTCAGGCTAAAGCGCATGGCCTGCCGGAACCTGTCGCAGTACCTGGAGGCGAACTATCGGGGCGATTTCGTGTACGGCGAATACAGGATCGACGCCAGCCCGGGCGGCGACGTCAGCGTCGAGCCCGTAAGCATGAACATGAGCCGCGTCGTCTACCACCCTGTCCTTCAGTGCAATATCAGCTACCCGGCCTATTACGTGGCCTCGATTCCCGTGCGGCTTCATATCACGAGCCCGGGCACATCCCTCGACCATACGGAGGATTACACGGCCAGGACGCTGGTTACCTCCAGGCTGCCGCTGCTGGAGAGCCTGACGGGGGAGTACGAGGCCCGCCTGAACGGCACTGCCATGCTCACGGACATAACGGCTGCCTCGTTCGCCTATACCTGGGCCCGGGGCTATTGCCAGTACTACACGGGAGAGCCCTCGAACATCGTGGATGACAAAGACCTCGCTCTCATCGCCAACGCTGCCTCGCTCCTGGAGCAGGGCTGCGAGTATAACTCCGTGGACCCCGTAAGCCTGGCGTCGCTGGTAAAATACACTTATGACAGTTCCCGTTCCACGAAGGACGTGGAAGAGCACAACAGCCTCTCGTACATCAACCAGTACAACTTCAGCAACGCCTCGAGGCAGTCGCTGTCCGATGACCGGGTGCCCGACGAGTACCATTTCAATGCGGACGAGGTTGTGGATAAAGCGCTGAGGGATGCCATCGCGGACCCGGTCAGCCGCTACGACGTGGACCGCGCATACGGCTGCCGCATGTACATAGAAGTCCATAGGAGGGAGACCGCGGAGCGGTATAATGATTCGGGAAGCGTGTGCCAGGAATCGTATCCTCTCACGCCGAACGCTAACGGCACCGGGCCCTTCTTCCGGGAAGTATGGAAGGCCTGGGCCAACAACTCGACGGGCAGCGGCTGGGACGAGACCGTGACCATCGACTACGTCATGGAGGACGGCTCGCTGCTCTTCGTGTACAATGATATACAAGCGCCCCACCAGGAAACGGAGTTCACTTCGGGGGGCAGGGCGTACGCCGACTCAAACCTCGTGCGGGCCGTGGACGGGTACCACGCGGCCGTTCCTGTGCAGGACATCCTGTTCGACCGCGTCCTGTACCCGGACGGAGGCTCCGGGCCCACCGTGGAGCTGGCATGCGAGCATAACGAGTGGGTGGAGTACGCCTCGGTGTCTGAACTTAGGGCTCTCGCCCCCCTTGTAAAGCAGGCCATAAACGTCACGCTCCGGGCTTCGGACTACGCCTCCTACGACGAGATGATGACCGACGCTTACGGCCGGATGAGGGAGCAGTTCCGCCGTAACTATTCCGACTATTTATCCGAGGGCAGCTATCGCGAGGACGGCATTTTCAAGGGCTGTGGCGCCAAGTACATTTTCTACCAGCGGAGGGCGTTCATTGACGGCATCCGGGAGGCGCTGGACGCCTCGGCGAACGCCTCCGCGGACGCGGACGGCCGCATCGACCGGAAGCTTGGCGAGTACTCGGATTCCATGAACTCCTCGACGGTGAAAGACGGCGCCCGCAAATCGAAGGATCTTCTGGATAACACGAAGATGTTCATACCCTTCGGCCTGAACATGACGCTATCGGGAGGAGAGGGCAAGGACGACCCTTATAAATGGGAGGAGAACGTGTCCCTGGCCATCGACCAGAGGCCGAACTACCTGGACGTGGAGAACTACACTGACCCGGAGACGGGTTATACCGTGAGGCCCCTCCGGGTGAGAAATGTGTGCGCCTTCGCCCTGCCTACGGACATCGTCGACACCGGGGCGGCGACGGGCGCCGTGCTCGACGGCATCGACGCCGTTTCGGGCGCCGCATGCAGGCTCGCCAACGATACCATAACGGCCGAGACGTCGCAGCTCGTGGACGGCGTCTCCTCGCAGGCGAAGCAGGCCGTGAAGGACCGGATCAACGACGCCCTCGTCCACGACCAGGACCTGCGGGGCCAGGTCACCCGGGAGGACGTGAACGGCACGGTGGAAAACTCCTTCAATGGCCGCACGCCAGGGCAGGCCGTGCGGGACATGAAGAACGGCTCCCTGCAGCGGGAGATCGCCGGCGATCTCGCACAAAAGGCTAAGGCCCGCGCGGAGAGCGGGCTGGCGAAGAAGTCCTGCGAGTACGTAGACACGTACGGCGACTACATCGAGAGCAAGGCCGAGGAGACGATCCTCGGGGCAGAGCAGCAGGCCATCTCCTGCGTCATAGGCACGCTCTCGGATAGCGTGAAAAGCGTTTTTAAGGACTTCATGGCCGAGGCGGCGGGCAGGGCCGGCGACGCGGCGATTAGTAACGCGCTTAAGCGCATCCCAATGGGCCTGCCCCTCCTGCCGCCCTGGGGCTGGTGGGCGACAATGAACATGTGGTACATAGAAATTAAGGGCGAGATACCGTACCTGGCCGTCTACGATGCAGATAACGAGCCCATGCCCGACCCCATACTGGGACAGCGTGCGACAGTCTACGTGCGCCGCCCCATGCTCGACATCCGCGAAGGCGACGACATCGTGGGGAATAACGAGCCGGTCAGGTTCTACATCCGGACGTGCACCTTCATCGTCGTTCCGCCCGGGCCCCAGGGCATCGGCGATAAGCTGGGCGGCTGGGAAGAGAAGAGCCCGGGGTTCGACGAGGAGGCGAAAGCATGA
- a CDS encoding aldolase, which produces MMWRDIAYWGKKLAASGLVSSRFGNISVRTPGGLLIKKTGVMLDSIEGADDVVEVGLHPSPADREASSETSSHRAIYLATDARAIIHAHPQFAVVESLLCGDEIKPMDSEGIPFLGTIPVVDGDSGSKELFDNLTRVYTTTKYRGVMNRGHGSFAIGPDLKDCFNTTTMIEHSSKVKYFADLARRGGKDK; this is translated from the coding sequence ATGATGTGGCGGGATATCGCATACTGGGGCAAAAAGCTGGCCGCCAGCGGCCTCGTGAGCTCGCGGTTCGGGAACATCAGCGTCCGGACGCCGGGCGGTCTGCTCATAAAAAAGACGGGCGTCATGCTGGACTCCATCGAGGGCGCCGACGACGTGGTCGAGGTCGGGCTGCATCCCTCGCCGGCGGACCGCGAGGCCTCGTCGGAGACGTCCAGCCACCGTGCTATCTATCTGGCCACGGACGCGAGGGCCATCATTCACGCGCATCCCCAGTTCGCCGTGGTGGAATCCCTGTTGTGCGGGGACGAGATCAAGCCGATGGACAGTGAAGGCATACCTTTCCTCGGCACCATACCAGTTGTGGACGGCGACTCGGGCTCGAAGGAGCTCTTCGATAACCTCACGCGGGTCTATACCACGACGAAGTACCGGGGCGTGATGAACCGCGGCCACGGGTCCTTCGCCATCGGCCCCGACCTGAAGGACTGCTTCAACACCACGACGATGATAGAGCACAGCTCCAAGGTCAAATACTTCGCCGACCTGGCGCGCCGGGGCGGGAAGGACAAATAA
- a CDS encoding site-2 protease family protein, with protein MAYSSGIGTSELIDLLLSFAVLTISFALVDGGLDGLTSERLAIVAVAVGTGFILHELAHKFVAQRYGYQAEYKASIFGLALTVIMALTIHIVFAAPGAVMIRKPAYSSSQTSHNFEGDSDAYWDSLEQKAGNEELWIALAGPMTNIILTMFFFALLMSGLLNSPLLVGIAWASFQINLMLAAFNLIPIDPLDGGKVFRGNPLIWVIVGVPTILAALAILFLGVGVT; from the coding sequence ATGGCCTATTCCAGCGGTATCGGCACGTCCGAGCTGATAGACTTACTTTTATCCTTCGCAGTGCTTACCATATCCTTCGCCCTTGTGGACGGCGGCCTGGACGGCCTCACGTCCGAGCGCCTGGCCATCGTCGCCGTCGCGGTCGGCACCGGCTTCATACTCCACGAGCTCGCCCACAAGTTCGTCGCGCAGCGATATGGCTATCAGGCGGAGTACAAGGCGAGCATATTCGGCCTGGCGCTGACGGTGATCATGGCCCTGACCATCCACATAGTGTTCGCGGCGCCCGGCGCGGTCATGATCCGAAAGCCGGCCTACTCGTCGTCCCAGACGTCCCATAATTTTGAGGGGGACAGCGACGCCTACTGGGACAGCCTGGAGCAAAAGGCCGGCAATGAGGAGCTCTGGATAGCGCTGGCGGGGCCGATGACCAACATTATATTGACGATGTTCTTCTTTGCCCTGCTCATGAGCGGCCTGCTCAACTCGCCATTGCTCGTCGGCATAGCCTGGGCGTCGTTCCAGATCAACCTGATGCTCGCGGCGTTCAACCTCATACCCATTGACCCGCTGGACGGCGGCAAGGTCTTCCGGGGCAACCCTCTCATATGGGTGATCGTGGGCGTGCCCACCATACTGGCGGCGCTCGCGATATTGTTCCTGGGCGTCGGGGTCACTTAA
- a CDS encoding DUF7284 family protein: MHDDGYSTIIDAIMFLAMVSACALILSPAIAGGERQEAAADSGLRAMASSCLASLESGRVDYFEYRILGDRVDSIAGQCGIDPGAWLYREATKAVLGRGNRHKATMEIAAEAAACQFTIRIENSTMTLNPLTGEYRSAVQGAVERQVRVGLDERYGYHFSLRWVPFAGVPFEGSVDSGVPEPEEAASASTLVTMPYRTDVTGSRIEEAIAPELADIGNATREYRAGGPETVYRERLKAGLSGSLKKSSRPMVEEVLGNTLYEVLPANDVGNPLGMLATFSDNDTVSAGPVLLNATPDLESLLCDMVVRYNAEPLEALADKIVEGVDDGTIGPGEERDIIVRWLCTRYNPSMARATLSVWVTADA, translated from the coding sequence GTGCACGACGACGGCTATTCGACCATCATCGACGCCATCATGTTCCTGGCCATGGTGTCCGCCTGCGCCCTGATCCTGTCCCCGGCGATCGCCGGAGGCGAGCGCCAGGAGGCCGCGGCCGACTCGGGCCTCAGGGCCATGGCGTCCTCGTGCCTGGCCTCGCTGGAAAGCGGCCGGGTGGACTACTTCGAGTACCGCATCCTCGGCGACCGCGTCGACAGCATCGCCGGACAGTGCGGGATTGACCCTGGAGCGTGGCTCTATCGTGAGGCGACGAAGGCCGTCCTCGGCAGGGGTAATCGCCACAAGGCCACGATGGAGATCGCAGCGGAGGCCGCGGCCTGCCAGTTCACGATTCGCATTGAGAACAGCACGATGACGCTCAACCCGCTCACGGGAGAATACCGCAGCGCCGTCCAGGGCGCCGTGGAGCGGCAGGTCCGGGTCGGGCTGGACGAGCGCTACGGGTATCATTTTTCGCTCCGCTGGGTCCCCTTCGCCGGAGTTCCATTCGAGGGCTCCGTCGATTCCGGCGTGCCGGAGCCCGAAGAGGCGGCGTCCGCCTCCACGCTCGTCACCATGCCGTACCGGACCGACGTCACGGGAAGCCGCATCGAAGAGGCCATCGCGCCCGAGCTGGCGGACATCGGGAACGCGACCCGGGAGTACCGGGCCGGCGGCCCGGAAACGGTCTACCGGGAGAGGCTTAAGGCAGGCCTGAGCGGCTCCCTTAAAAAGTCGAGCCGCCCCATGGTGGAAGAAGTCCTGGGGAACACGCTCTACGAGGTCCTTCCCGCGAACGACGTGGGGAACCCCCTCGGCATGCTCGCCACGTTCTCGGACAACGACACGGTCTCCGCCGGCCCCGTCCTCCTGAACGCGACCCCCGACCTCGAAAGCCTCCTCTGCGACATGGTCGTGCGGTACAACGCTGAGCCCCTGGAGGCCCTGGCCGATAAGATCGTCGAGGGCGTGGACGACGGCACAATCGGCCCGGGTGAAGAGCGGGATATCATCGTGCGCTGGCTGTGCACGCGGTATAACCCTTCCATGGCGCGGGCTACGCTAAGTGTGTGGGTGACGGCCGATGCTTAA
- the tatC gene encoding twin-arginine translocase subunit TatC yields the protein MQETSLPPHDREMPLSEHLRELRDRVVIVLAVTLVLMAATFPFSPRIVDAILAHIVPASAKLIAYEPLELFKVRIIASFLVAVTVGFPLLVYEAFCFAAPGLYGHEKRFIYAVFPFSLLLFVVGAALAYFVTMPLFFNMVFNYEGSLASHELSVGQTFDIATNFMLGFGIVFQVPLVILLAIRMGLVRRKMLADSRLVVYGLLVGFAVFISPDPTMLSQLIVGVVLIVLFELSLLLSRFI from the coding sequence ATGCAGGAAACATCGCTCCCGCCCCACGACCGGGAAATGCCCCTTTCCGAGCACCTGAGAGAGCTGCGGGACCGCGTGGTCATCGTCCTGGCGGTCACGCTCGTCCTCATGGCCGCGACCTTTCCCTTCTCGCCCCGGATTGTCGACGCCATCCTGGCGCACATCGTGCCGGCTTCGGCAAAGCTCATTGCCTACGAGCCCCTGGAGCTCTTCAAGGTGCGCATCATCGCATCTTTCCTGGTGGCGGTCACCGTCGGATTTCCCCTCCTCGTCTACGAGGCATTCTGCTTCGCAGCGCCGGGGCTCTATGGGCACGAAAAGCGTTTCATCTACGCGGTCTTCCCGTTCTCCCTGCTCCTGTTCGTTGTGGGGGCGGCGCTGGCGTATTTCGTCACCATGCCCCTATTCTTTAATATGGTATTCAACTACGAGGGCTCTCTGGCCTCTCACGAGCTCTCTGTCGGGCAGACGTTCGACATCGCCACGAACTTCATGCTGGGCTTCGGCATCGTCTTCCAGGTGCCGCTCGTGATCCTCCTGGCCATCAGGATGGGCCTGGTCAGGAGAAAGATGCTGGCCGACAGCCGGCTCGTCGTCTACGGGCTTCTCGTGGGCTTCGCCGTATTCATCTCGCCCGACCCCACGATGCTTTCGCAGCTTATCGTCGGCGTTGTGCTTATCGTCTTATTCGAGCTGAGCCTCCTGCTTTCCAGGTTCATTTAA
- a CDS encoding DUF7285 family protein — protein MCSFTRDERGVTEPFTDMPALGIVAVGMIIFSYLMLSAYSSYASSAYYADVRGDLRSVAHAVAADPGLTDSPYTLDARKLDNASVVTDYGYRAVQITVDAPGYRWTRGRASGGTSASCALPVSVRLNDARCVAGILRVSMWER, from the coding sequence GTGTGCTCGTTTACGCGGGATGAGCGGGGAGTGACCGAGCCGTTCACCGATATGCCCGCCCTGGGCATCGTGGCCGTGGGCATGATAATATTCTCGTACCTGATGCTGTCCGCCTACTCCTCCTACGCCTCGTCCGCGTATTACGCCGACGTCCGGGGCGACCTGAGGAGCGTCGCCCATGCCGTCGCCGCCGACCCCGGGCTAACAGATTCGCCGTACACGCTCGACGCCCGCAAGCTGGATAACGCGTCTGTCGTAACCGATTACGGGTACAGGGCCGTTCAAATTACAGTAGATGCCCCCGGATATCGATGGACGCGGGGCCGCGCTTCCGGCGGCACATCGGCAAGCTGCGCGCTGCCGGTATCGGTCAGGCTGAACGACGCCCGGTGCGTCGCGGGCATCCTCAGGGTCTCCATGTGGGAGCGATAG